One Thermococcus eurythermalis DNA segment encodes these proteins:
- a CDS encoding lipoate protein ligase C-terminal domain-containing protein yields the protein MKHHVGEHKAKKGLIRIEFDERDGVAEHVKITGDFFMHPEEAVHDLEKKLEGHKIEELESLIDEFFAMRLDVEMPYVNVEDFKIALKKALEG from the coding sequence ATGAAGCACCACGTCGGTGAGCACAAGGCCAAGAAGGGCCTCATAAGGATTGAGTTCGACGAGAGGGACGGAGTTGCCGAGCACGTTAAGATTACGGGAGACTTCTTCATGCACCCCGAGGAGGCAGTCCACGACCTCGAGAAGAAGCTCGAAGGGCATAAAATCGAGGAGCTTGAAAGTCTGATTGATGAGTTCTTCGCCATGAGGCTCGACGTTGAGATGCCCTACGTTAACGTTGAGGACTTCAAGATTGCCCTCAAGAAGGCCCTCGAAGGGTGA
- a CDS encoding UDP-N-acetyl-D-mannosamine dehydrogenase, which yields MDGVNEIAVIGLGYIGLPTAIMFANAGFKVTGYEIREEVVKKINSGEAHIVEPEIDELLQKAVESGNLRATTNPDDIKGKDAYIICVQTPLREDKTPDLSYLESAVRIVAKAMKPGSLVVIESTVPPLTTVRMAELIEELTGLKAGKDFYMVHAPERVMPGRIFKELVYNSRIFGGITPESAEMAERLYRSFVKGQTFKTSSTVSEVVKLMENTFRDVNIALANEFAFLAHQYGINVFEAIELANTHPRVKIHTPGIGVGGHCLPKDSHLLLWPAKEDFGLIKLAREINDSMPLFTKDLLFSALKELNVPPEDAVIAVLGLAYKGDSDDTRNSPALAFVGEIEEDVKEVRTYDPFVPGTSGSVEEAVENADAVVIATDHSEFKNIDWEHLGRLMRTRILIDGRHVVENPPRGFLFKGVGRGEY from the coding sequence ATGGACGGAGTGAATGAGATAGCGGTGATAGGCCTTGGATACATTGGCCTTCCAACGGCGATAATGTTCGCGAACGCTGGCTTCAAAGTCACCGGTTATGAAATAAGGGAAGAGGTCGTTAAGAAAATAAACTCCGGCGAGGCCCACATCGTTGAGCCAGAGATAGACGAACTCCTCCAAAAGGCCGTTGAAAGCGGCAACCTCAGGGCCACCACCAACCCCGATGACATCAAGGGAAAGGACGCCTACATAATCTGCGTCCAGACCCCGCTGAGGGAGGACAAGACCCCCGACCTGAGCTACCTGGAGAGCGCCGTTAGGATCGTCGCGAAGGCCATGAAGCCCGGCTCCCTTGTGGTCATAGAGAGCACGGTCCCGCCGCTCACGACGGTTAGAATGGCAGAGCTCATAGAGGAACTCACCGGACTCAAGGCAGGGAAGGACTTCTACATGGTCCACGCCCCGGAGAGGGTTATGCCGGGGAGGATTTTCAAGGAGCTCGTTTACAACTCCCGCATTTTTGGAGGTATAACCCCTGAGAGCGCTGAAATGGCTGAGAGACTATATCGCTCCTTTGTCAAGGGGCAGACGTTCAAGACGAGCTCAACCGTCAGCGAGGTCGTCAAGCTTATGGAAAATACCTTCCGCGATGTGAACATCGCCCTTGCCAACGAGTTCGCCTTCCTCGCCCACCAGTACGGTATAAACGTCTTTGAGGCGATAGAGCTGGCCAATACCCACCCGAGGGTTAAAATCCACACCCCTGGAATAGGGGTTGGGGGCCACTGCCTTCCAAAGGACTCCCACCTGCTTCTCTGGCCAGCCAAAGAGGACTTCGGGCTCATAAAGCTCGCGAGGGAGATAAACGACTCCATGCCCCTCTTCACAAAGGATTTGCTCTTCTCGGCGCTTAAGGAGCTGAACGTCCCGCCGGAAGATGCCGTCATAGCGGTTTTGGGGCTGGCCTACAAGGGAGACAGCGACGACACTAGGAATTCCCCGGCGCTGGCATTCGTCGGGGAGATTGAGGAAGACGTAAAGGAGGTCAGGACGTATGACCCCTTCGTTCCGGGAACGAGCGGGAGCGTTGAGGAAGCAGTTGAAAACGCCGACGCCGTCGTTATAGCAACAGATCACTCAGAGTTCAAAAACATTGACTGGGAGCACCTTGGAAGGCTCATGAGGACGAGGATTCTCATCGACGGCAGGCACGTAGTCGAGAACCCGCCGAGGGGCTTCCTCTTCAAGGGCGTTGGGAGGGGAGAGTATTGA
- a CDS encoding arginine--tRNA ligase — MVYKEIQERARLALRKALDEMLTEAGKEWDGEITFDDTPSLELGDFGTAVAFQLARVFRKAPKLIAEELAERIEKPEGITDVKAVNGYINFYVDYAYFGRALVKEILEKGASYGESNVGEGKKVIVEHTSVNPTKPLHMGHARNAVLGDTMARIMRRLGYTVEVQNYIDDLGVQFAQVLWGYLNMKEEFERIEAELREKGLKEDFIDHVMGLLYVEVNKKLEENPEVDREIRELMKKLEEGDNEIAEIGRKLAERVVKAQMLTTYRMGIAYDLLSWESDIVRSGIFEEAYRLIEANENFFWATEGKYKGAFVMDLRKLFPDMKNPFLVLKRSDGTATYTGKDIAYHLWKFGKVKADMLYKVWDRIENHETWTTAPDGEEMPGRFGRGDIVINVIGAEQRHPQMAIKYALQLLGFEDSAENFHHLAYEHVVRPEGKFSGRKGTWVGFTVDEVLNEAVQRARELVEQKNPNLSEEEKDEIAEAVGVGAVRFNLVKYSPDKVITFRWDDVLNFEGESAPYIQYAHARCASILRKAGESGVETDWRALLEKADFSKLTLREKELIKLLAKFPEVIESAGGDIKPHLVPAYLNELASLFNKFYMDHPVLKAEDGIREERLLLVLAVKQVLRNGLELLGIEAPEKM; from the coding sequence ATGGTCTATAAAGAGATACAGGAGAGGGCAAGGCTCGCACTCAGGAAGGCGCTCGATGAAATGCTCACCGAGGCTGGGAAGGAGTGGGACGGAGAGATAACCTTTGACGACACACCGAGCCTTGAGCTCGGTGATTTTGGAACTGCGGTAGCTTTCCAGCTCGCGAGGGTCTTCAGGAAGGCACCGAAGCTCATAGCCGAAGAGCTCGCTGAGCGGATTGAAAAGCCAGAAGGGATAACTGATGTTAAGGCCGTGAACGGCTACATAAACTTCTACGTGGACTACGCCTACTTCGGGAGGGCCCTTGTGAAGGAAATCCTTGAAAAAGGCGCCAGCTACGGTGAAAGCAACGTTGGTGAGGGTAAGAAGGTCATCGTCGAGCATACCTCCGTGAACCCAACGAAGCCCCTCCACATGGGGCACGCCAGGAACGCGGTTTTGGGCGACACGATGGCGAGGATTATGCGCAGGCTCGGCTACACCGTCGAGGTGCAGAACTACATAGACGACCTTGGAGTACAGTTCGCGCAGGTTCTCTGGGGCTACCTCAACATGAAAGAGGAGTTCGAGAGGATTGAGGCCGAGCTGAGGGAGAAAGGCCTGAAGGAGGACTTCATAGACCACGTAATGGGCCTGCTCTACGTCGAGGTGAACAAAAAGCTTGAGGAAAACCCCGAGGTTGACAGGGAGATACGCGAGCTCATGAAGAAGCTCGAAGAGGGGGACAACGAGATAGCCGAGATTGGCAGGAAGCTGGCGGAGCGCGTTGTTAAAGCCCAGATGCTCACAACCTACCGCATGGGTATCGCCTACGACCTGCTCAGCTGGGAGAGCGACATAGTGAGGAGCGGAATCTTCGAGGAGGCCTACAGGCTCATCGAGGCCAACGAGAACTTCTTCTGGGCCACAGAGGGCAAGTACAAAGGGGCCTTTGTAATGGATTTAAGGAAGCTCTTCCCTGACATGAAGAACCCGTTTTTGGTTCTCAAAAGGAGCGACGGAACGGCAACTTACACAGGCAAGGACATAGCGTATCACCTCTGGAAGTTTGGCAAGGTCAAGGCTGACATGCTCTACAAGGTCTGGGACAGGATTGAGAACCACGAGACCTGGACAACTGCCCCTGATGGCGAGGAGATGCCCGGCAGGTTCGGCAGAGGGGACATAGTGATAAACGTCATCGGAGCGGAGCAGAGGCACCCCCAGATGGCGATTAAATACGCCCTCCAGCTCCTCGGCTTTGAGGACTCAGCTGAGAACTTCCACCACCTGGCTTACGAGCACGTTGTGAGGCCTGAAGGCAAGTTCTCAGGCAGGAAGGGAACTTGGGTCGGTTTTACCGTTGACGAAGTTCTCAACGAGGCCGTCCAGAGGGCGAGGGAGCTGGTCGAGCAGAAGAACCCGAACCTGAGCGAGGAGGAGAAGGACGAGATAGCTGAAGCGGTCGGAGTTGGCGCGGTTCGCTTTAACCTCGTCAAGTACAGCCCAGACAAGGTCATAACCTTCCGCTGGGACGACGTCCTCAACTTCGAGGGCGAGAGCGCACCCTACATCCAGTACGCACACGCGCGCTGTGCATCAATCCTGAGGAAGGCAGGGGAGAGCGGCGTTGAGACTGACTGGAGGGCACTCCTTGAGAAGGCCGACTTCTCGAAGCTCACCCTCCGCGAAAAGGAGCTCATCAAGCTCCTTGCCAAGTTCCCTGAAGTGATAGAGAGCGCGGGCGGGGACATCAAGCCCCACCTGGTTCCTGCCTACCTCAATGAGCTGGCTTCGCTCTTCAACAAGTTCTACATGGACCATCCGGTGCTCAAGGCCGAGGACGGAATCAGGGAAGAGCGCCTGCTCCTCGTTTTAGCTGTGAAGCAGGTTCTCAGGAACGGGCTGGAGCTACTCGGAATAGAGGCGCCGGAGAAGATGTGA
- the prf1 gene encoding peptide chain release factor aRF-1: protein MSHKSAEMYELKKKVEELKGYRGRATELVSLYIPAGYDINKVMQQLREEYGTAQNIKSKSTRKNVLGALERAMQHLKLYRKTPENGLALFVGNVSEQEGVSDIKLWAIVPPEPLNVRLYRCDQTFVTEPLEEMLRVKDAYGLITVEKNEATIGLLRGKRIEVVEELTSNVPGKTRAGGQSARRYERIREQETHEFMKRIGEHANKVFLPLLEKGELRGIIIGGPGPTKEEFVEGDYLHHELRKKVIGVVDISYHGEYGLRELVEKASDILRDHEAVKERKLIQDFFRHLVKDTGMITYGEKEVRKALELGAVDTLLISEGYNKVRVKAKCNNCGWEEEKTMSEGEFQVYKKKLTHCPKCSSQNITFEKWDVAEELIKMAEESGAEVEIISLDTEEGQQFYKAFGGLGAFLRYKIQ, encoded by the coding sequence ATGTCTCACAAGTCTGCGGAAATGTATGAGCTCAAGAAAAAGGTCGAGGAGCTGAAGGGCTATCGAGGCCGCGCAACCGAGCTCGTCAGCCTCTACATCCCGGCAGGCTACGACATAAACAAGGTCATGCAGCAGCTTAGGGAGGAGTACGGAACAGCCCAGAACATCAAGAGCAAGTCCACCCGAAAGAACGTCCTCGGTGCCCTCGAAAGGGCAATGCAGCACCTCAAGCTCTACCGAAAGACCCCTGAGAACGGTCTCGCCCTTTTCGTCGGAAACGTGAGTGAGCAGGAGGGAGTCAGCGACATAAAGCTCTGGGCGATCGTCCCGCCCGAGCCCCTCAACGTCAGGCTGTATCGATGTGACCAGACTTTTGTTACCGAGCCCCTTGAGGAGATGCTCCGCGTTAAGGACGCCTACGGCCTCATCACCGTCGAGAAGAACGAGGCCACGATAGGCCTCCTGAGGGGCAAGAGGATAGAAGTCGTTGAGGAGCTTACTTCAAACGTCCCCGGAAAGACCCGCGCCGGTGGTCAGTCGGCGAGGCGTTACGAGAGAATCCGTGAGCAGGAGACCCACGAGTTCATGAAGAGGATAGGCGAGCACGCCAACAAGGTCTTCCTCCCGCTTCTTGAGAAGGGTGAGCTGAGGGGAATCATCATCGGCGGCCCCGGACCGACCAAGGAGGAGTTCGTCGAGGGCGACTACCTCCACCACGAGCTCAGGAAGAAGGTTATCGGTGTCGTTGACATCAGCTACCACGGCGAGTACGGGCTCAGGGAGCTCGTGGAGAAGGCCAGCGACATACTGAGGGACCACGAGGCAGTCAAGGAGAGGAAGCTCATCCAGGACTTCTTCAGGCACCTCGTCAAGGACACCGGAATGATAACCTACGGTGAGAAGGAGGTCAGGAAAGCCCTTGAGCTCGGAGCCGTTGACACGCTCCTCATCAGCGAGGGCTACAACAAGGTTAGGGTCAAGGCTAAGTGCAACAACTGCGGCTGGGAAGAAGAGAAGACAATGAGTGAGGGGGAGTTCCAAGTCTACAAGAAGAAGCTGACCCACTGTCCAAAGTGCAGCAGCCAGAACATAACCTTCGAAAAGTGGGACGTCGCGGAGGAGCTCATCAAGATGGCAGAGGAGAGCGGTGCAGAGGTCGAGATAATTTCCCTCGACACCGAGGAGGGCCAGCAGTTCTACAAGGCCTTTGGTGGACTTGGAGCGTTCCTGAGGTACAAGATTCAGTGA
- a CDS encoding AAA family ATPase, translating to MLFDPRPKSRREEIFDREKELNSLLKGMEEYPITVLIGIRRVGKSSLLRVTLNEFDGLGLYLDARRLYAAGGGTISPAVLVDEIRKILLGKGRFGFLSGIKLESVNLAGVKITPKEMTIIDVFELLNGLGERFGRVVLAFDEAQYLRFYGPRGGKDLLAGIAYAYDSLPNLGFVFTGSEVGLLHDFIGIDDYSSPLFGRVYEEVEVKPFPRGLSEAFLRVGFEEVGLKVPDEEIKRAVDGLNGIPGWLVEFGFNYWKSGSFEMAMERTVERARAMIREELLELEKRSPRYSLILRAIAIGLHRWKNIKDYVEAKGGPITNARLSALLKNLEKMSWVRKESGEYRIIDPLVEKILKG from the coding sequence ATGCTGTTTGACCCACGGCCGAAGAGCAGGAGGGAGGAGATTTTCGACAGGGAGAAAGAGCTAAACTCTCTGCTTAAAGGAATGGAAGAGTACCCGATAACGGTTCTCATCGGAATCCGGAGGGTGGGGAAGAGTTCCCTCCTGAGGGTAACCCTGAATGAATTTGACGGTCTTGGCCTTTACCTCGATGCGAGGAGGCTTTACGCAGCAGGGGGCGGCACGATAAGTCCCGCCGTTCTGGTGGACGAGATTAGAAAGATACTCCTTGGAAAGGGCAGGTTCGGCTTTCTGAGTGGAATAAAGCTGGAGAGCGTTAATCTGGCGGGAGTAAAAATCACACCAAAGGAGATGACCATAATAGACGTCTTCGAACTCCTGAACGGCCTCGGGGAGAGGTTTGGGAGGGTCGTCTTGGCTTTCGACGAGGCCCAGTACCTCCGCTTCTACGGGCCGAGGGGTGGAAAAGACCTTTTGGCGGGAATAGCCTACGCCTATGACTCTCTCCCGAACCTCGGCTTCGTGTTCACGGGTTCAGAGGTCGGCCTCCTCCATGATTTCATCGGTATCGACGACTACTCGAGTCCACTATTCGGCAGGGTCTACGAGGAAGTTGAAGTTAAGCCGTTCCCGAGAGGGCTCTCGGAGGCTTTCCTGCGGGTGGGGTTTGAGGAGGTAGGCTTGAAAGTTCCGGACGAGGAGATAAAGAGAGCTGTCGATGGGCTCAACGGCATTCCGGGCTGGCTTGTGGAGTTCGGTTTCAACTACTGGAAGAGCGGAAGCTTTGAGATGGCCATGGAGAGAACTGTCGAGAGGGCCCGGGCGATGATACGGGAAGAGCTTCTTGAGCTTGAAAAGCGCTCTCCAAGGTATTCCCTAATCCTCAGGGCGATAGCAATCGGCCTCCACCGGTGGAAGAACATCAAGGACTACGTGGAGGCTAAAGGCGGGCCCATAACGAACGCGAGACTGTCCGCGCTCCTGAAGAACCTTGAGAAGATGAGCTGGGTGAGGAAAGAAAGCGGGGAGTACCGGATAATAGATCCCCTCGTGGAAAAAATATTGAAGGGCTAA
- a CDS encoding stage II sporulation protein M: MELRKTFSMLLGTFLMGIVLGVAYAYVQPEKAGEYVLKLAEELGGLSPNPFDNFVKIFTHNAGVALLVLASGLFFGIGPWLMMLFNGAVVGIVVGFFAKIGAPLSQIILGIVPHGVVEIPAFVLAGTAGIVWYRNIREAEKPASGFKEGIKKALKLYAVAVGMLLIAAFIEAYVTPKVAGL, translated from the coding sequence GTGGAACTCCGGAAGACGTTCTCGATGCTCCTTGGGACGTTCCTGATGGGAATAGTCCTTGGTGTAGCGTATGCTTACGTTCAACCGGAGAAGGCAGGAGAATACGTACTTAAGCTAGCGGAAGAGCTCGGGGGACTTTCGCCCAATCCCTTCGATAACTTCGTCAAAATTTTTACCCACAACGCCGGCGTCGCCCTGCTCGTCCTTGCCTCCGGGCTGTTCTTTGGAATTGGCCCCTGGTTAATGATGCTGTTCAATGGGGCCGTCGTTGGAATCGTGGTGGGGTTCTTTGCGAAGATTGGGGCGCCCTTAAGTCAGATTATCCTGGGCATAGTCCCCCACGGCGTCGTGGAAATCCCGGCATTCGTCCTTGCGGGAACCGCCGGTATTGTCTGGTACAGGAACATCCGTGAAGCTGAAAAACCTGCAAGCGGCTTCAAAGAGGGGATAAAAAAGGCGCTGAAGCTCTATGCAGTGGCCGTTGGAATGCTCCTAATTGCGGCCTTCATCGAGGCGTACGTAACTCCCAAGGTTGCCGGCCTCTGA
- a CDS encoding DUF354 domain-containing protein → MKVWVDITNAPHVHFFKGLIKELEKTGHEVLITTREFDGLTGILDMFGFDYYVVGKHGGSTLEGKLLASAERVYKLSRLIIEEKPDLAVYKHSVEAPRVAFGLGIPSIGFVDNETAIAQNKLILPFTRLLLFPKAIDAYELLKCGADPNGMKPVNGFSELAHLYGFKPDRRVFHELGLKKNGYIVMRTEPVKANYFNGPERSVLEDVIPFLPDMPIVLFPRTEEQRKRFEHFDNVIMPEKPVDSLSLLHYARLMIGAGGTMNREAIALGTPTISTYPGRLLSVTRWLIELGVKFHSTDPLEVAEVAERMIEANGSYRSYIRNVVSGLENPMEAILREIETYEENGTFEVSEAGNLGSYVRLDEGRN, encoded by the coding sequence ATGAAGGTATGGGTAGATATCACGAACGCGCCTCACGTTCACTTTTTCAAGGGCCTGATCAAGGAGCTTGAGAAAACCGGCCACGAGGTTTTAATCACAACGAGGGAATTTGACGGCCTCACCGGAATTCTCGACATGTTTGGCTTTGATTACTACGTTGTCGGAAAGCACGGCGGTTCTACCCTTGAAGGCAAGCTCCTCGCGAGCGCTGAACGAGTATACAAGCTCAGCCGGCTGATAATCGAGGAAAAACCTGACCTCGCCGTCTACAAACACTCAGTTGAGGCCCCCAGGGTGGCATTTGGCCTTGGAATTCCCAGCATAGGTTTCGTGGACAATGAAACCGCCATTGCCCAGAACAAGCTCATCCTGCCGTTTACCAGGCTCTTGCTCTTTCCGAAGGCTATAGACGCCTACGAGCTTCTCAAGTGCGGTGCCGACCCCAACGGCATGAAGCCAGTAAACGGCTTCTCAGAGCTGGCCCACCTCTACGGATTTAAGCCGGACAGGAGGGTATTCCACGAGCTCGGCCTCAAGAAGAACGGCTACATCGTGATGCGCACCGAGCCGGTTAAGGCCAACTACTTCAACGGGCCGGAGAGAAGCGTGCTCGAAGACGTCATTCCGTTCCTGCCAGATATGCCTATAGTCCTTTTCCCACGGACTGAGGAGCAGAGAAAACGCTTCGAGCACTTTGACAACGTGATAATGCCTGAAAAGCCCGTGGACAGCCTCAGCCTCCTCCACTATGCAAGACTCATGATAGGTGCAGGGGGAACAATGAACAGGGAGGCAATAGCGCTCGGGACACCTACAATCTCCACCTATCCGGGAAGGCTCCTGTCGGTGACCAGGTGGCTAATCGAGCTCGGCGTCAAGTTCCACTCCACCGACCCGCTCGAAGTCGCTGAGGTCGCCGAGCGCATGATAGAGGCCAACGGAAGCTACAGGAGCTACATACGGAACGTCGTCAGCGGACTTGAAAACCCGATGGAGGCGATATTGAGGGAAATAGAAACGTACGAGGAGAACGGAACCTTCGAGGTATCAGAGGCCGGCAACCTTGGGAGTTACGTACGCCTCGATGAAGGCCGCAATTAG
- a CDS encoding pro-sigmaK processing inhibitor BofA family protein translates to MPNLILFVIFLFLLAIVGWIVLKLTIAVLKWLAVNAITGLIIVGVLNFLGVTHVPINWLTLLILAVGGVVGAFILILISLL, encoded by the coding sequence ATGCCCAATCTGATTCTCTTTGTGATTTTTCTCTTTCTCCTCGCAATCGTCGGGTGGATAGTGCTTAAACTCACAATAGCAGTCCTTAAGTGGCTCGCGGTCAACGCGATTACCGGCCTCATAATAGTGGGTGTCCTCAACTTCCTGGGAGTCACCCACGTCCCCATAAACTGGCTGACACTCCTCATACTCGCCGTTGGGGGAGTGGTCGGCGCGTTTATCCTCATACTCATCTCCCTCCTCTAA
- a CDS encoding DUF5646 family protein, with protein sequence MERVSEATVRHVMEELERLKVEVQRLEALLVPLVKNELSAEEVEEIEREAREFHEEEWVNADDLEDLLEDDL encoded by the coding sequence ATGGAGAGGGTTAGTGAGGCAACCGTAAGGCACGTTATGGAAGAGCTTGAGCGTCTAAAGGTAGAAGTTCAGCGTCTTGAAGCTCTGCTTGTTCCATTGGTCAAGAACGAGCTCTCGGCCGAGGAAGTTGAGGAGATAGAAAGAGAAGCCCGGGAGTTCCACGAGGAGGAATGGGTTAACGCAGATGACCTCGAAGATCTCTTGGAGGACGACTTATGA
- a CDS encoding type II toxin-antitoxin system RelE family toxin: protein MTFEVKIKREVVKAVKSLPKANLRKFLELKEALRYEAVPRDRFDIVKIKGSADLDIYRVRIGDYRVIYSVNWQKRLVLIHRLKKREDAYK from the coding sequence ATGACCTTTGAGGTCAAAATAAAGCGGGAAGTAGTTAAAGCTGTTAAATCTCTCCCAAAGGCCAATCTGAGGAAGTTCTTGGAGTTAAAAGAGGCCCTTAGATACGAAGCAGTTCCGAGGGACAGGTTTGATATTGTTAAGATAAAGGGTTCCGCTGATTTGGACATATATCGGGTTAGAATCGGAGATTACAGGGTGATTTATTCTGTTAACTGGCAAAAACGCTTGGTTCTGATACATCGTTTAAAGAAGAGAGAAGATGCGTACAAGTAG